A window of Palaemon carinicauda isolate YSFRI2023 chromosome 27, ASM3689809v2, whole genome shotgun sequence contains these coding sequences:
- the LOC137621010 gene encoding WD repeat-containing protein 87-like produces the protein MQLSLTETELSITQTQFSFSEMQLSLIETQLSFTETQFSFTETQLSFAETKLAFMEKQLSFTETKLAFTEAQFSSTEKQLSFAETKLAFTETQFSSTEKQLSFAETKLAFTETPFSFTEKQLSFAETKLAFTETPFSFTEKQLSFAETKLAFTETPFSFTEKQLSFAETKLAFTETPFSFTEKQLSFAETKLAFTETPFSFTEKQLSFAETKLRLQRHKTQFSFTEKQLSFAETKLAFTETQFSFTEKQLSFAETKLAFTETPFSFTEKQLSFAETKLAFTETPFSFTEKQLSFAETKLAFTETPFSFTEKQLSFAETKLAFTETPFSFTEKQLSFAETKLAFTETQFSFTEKQLSFTETKLAFTETQFSFTEKQLSFAETKLAFTETPFSFTEKQLSFTETKLAFTETQFSFTEKQLSFAETKLAFTETPFSFTEKQLSFAETKLAFTETQFSFTEKQLSFTETKLAFTETQFSFTEKQLSFAETKLAFTETPFSFTEKQLSFAETKLAFTETPFSFTEKQLSFTETKLAFTETQFSFTEKQLSFAETKLTFTETPFSFTEKQLSFAETKLAFTETQFSFTEKQLSFTETKLAFTETQFSFTEKQLSFAETKLAFTETPFSFTEKQLSFAETKLAFTETPDSSFTQTQLSFTETAHLHKTQLSFTETQLIYRDVALIYRDVALIYRDTALIYRDTALIYRDAALIYRDTAHLHKRSSHLQCRSSHLQGQLIYTNTALIYRDSSFTQTQLSFTETQLIYTSAALIYSAAALTYRDSSFTQTQLSFTETPLSFTETQLSFIETQLIYTSAALIYSSAAPIYRDTAHLHKHSSHLQRQLIYTNAALIYRDTAHLHKRNSHLQCRSSHLQGQLLYTNTALIYRDTAHLHKRSSHLQRRSSHL, from the exons ATGCAACTCTCACTTACAGAGACGGAGCTCTCAATCACACAAACGCAGTTCTCGTTTAGTGAGATGCAACTTTCACTCATAGAGACGCAGCTCTCGTTTACTGAGACGCAGTTCTCATTTACAGAGACGCAACTCTCATTTGCTGAGACAAAGCTTGCGTTTATGGAGAAGCAGCTCTCATTTACTGAGACAAAGCTCGCATTTACAGAGGCACAGTTCTCATCTACAGAGAAGCAGCTCTCATTTGCTGAGACAAAGCTCGCATTTACAGAGACACAGTTCTCATCTACAGAGAAGCAGCTCTCATTTGCTGAGACAAAGCTCGCGTTTACAGAGACGCCGTTCTCATTTACAGAGAAGCAGCTCTCATTTGCTGAGACAAAGCTCGCGTTTACAGAGACGCCGTTCTCATTTACAGAGAAGCAGCTCTCATTTGCTGAGACAAAGCTCGCGTTTACAGAGACGCCGTTCTCATTTACAGAGAAGCAGCTCTCATTTGCTGAGACAAAGCTCGCGTTTACAGAGACGCCGTTCTCATTTACAGAGAAGCAGCTCTCATTTGCTGAGACAAAGCTCGCGTTTACAGAGACGCCGTTCTCATTTACAGAGAAGCAGCTCTCATTTGCTGAGACAAAGCTCCGTTTACAGAGACACA AGACACAGTTCTCATTTACAGAGAAGCAGCTCTCATTTGCTGAGACAAAGCTCGCGTTTACAGAGACACAGTTCTCATTTACAGAGAAGCAGCTCTCATTTGCTGAGACAAAGCTCGCGTTTACAGAGACGCCGTTCTCATTTACAGAGAAGCAGCTCTCATTTGCTGAGACAAAGCTCGCGTTTACAGAGACGCCGTTCTCATTTACAGAGAAGCAGCTCTCATTTGCTGAGACAAAGCTCGCGTTTACAGAGACGCCGTTCTCATTTACAGAGAAGCAGCTCTCATTTGCTGAGACAAAGCTCGCGTTTACAGAGACGCCGTTCTCATTTACAGAGAAGCAGCTCTCATTTGCTGAGACAAAGCTCGCATTTACAGAGACACAGTTCTCATTTACAGAGAAGCAGCTCTCATTTACTGAGACAAAGCTCGCATTTACAGAGACACAGTTCTCATTTACAGAGAAGCAGCTCTCATTTGCTGAGACAAAGCTCGCGTTTACAGAGACGCCGTTCTCATTTACAGAAAAGCAGCTCTCATTTACTGAGACAAAGCTCGCATTTACAGAGACACAGTTCTCATTTACAGAGAAGCAGCTCTCATTTGCTGAGACAAAGCTCGCGTTTACAGAGACGCCGTTCTCATTTACAGAGAAGCAGCTCTCATTTGCTGAGACAAAGCTCGCATTTACAGAGACACAGTTCTCATTTACAGAGAAGCAGCTCTCATTTACTGAGACAAAGCTCGCATTTACAGAGACACAGTTCTCATTTACAGAGAAGCAGCTCTCATTTGCTGAGACAAAGCTCGCGTTTACAGAGACGCCGTTCTCATTTACAGAGAAGCAGCTCTCATTTGCTGAGACAAAGCTCGCGTTTACAGAGACACCGTTCTCATTTACAGAGAAGCAGCTCTCATTTACTGAGACAAAGCTCGCATTTACAGAGACACAGTTCTCATTTACAGAGAAGCAGCTCTCATTTGCTGAGACAAAGCTCACGTTTACAGAGACGCCGTTCTCATTTACAGAGAAGCAGCTCTCATTTGCTGAGACAAAGCTCGCGTTTACAGAGACACAGTTCTCATTTACAGAGAAGCAGCTCTCATTTACTGAGACAAAGCTCGCGTTTACAGAGACACAGTTCTCATTTACAGAGAAGCAGCTCTCATTTGCTGAGACAAAGCTCGCGTTTACAGAGACGCCATTCTCATTTACAGAGAAGCAGCTCTCATTTGCTGAGACAAAGCTCGCGTTTACAGAGACGCC AGACAGCTCATTTACACAAACACAGCTCTCATTTACAGAGACAGCCCATTTACACAAAACGCAACTCTCATTTACAGAGACACAGCTCATTTACAGAGACGTAGCTCTCATTTACAGAGACGTAGCTCTCATTTACAGAGACACAGCTCTCATTTACAGAGACACCGCTCTCATTTACAGAGACGCAGCTCTCATTTATAGAGACACAGCTCATTTACACAAACGCAGCTCTCATTTACAGTGCCGCAGCTCTCACTTACAGGGACAGCTCATTTACACAAACACAGCTCTCATTTACAGAGACAGCTCATTTACACAAACGCAGCTCTCATTTACAGAGACACAGCTCATTTACACAAGCGCAGCTCTCATTTACAGTGCCGCAGCTCTCACTTACAGGGACAGCTCATTTACACAAACACAGCTCTCATTTACAGAGACACCGCTCTCATTTACAGAGACGCAGCTCTCATTTATAGAGACGCAGCTCATTTACACAAGCGCAGCTCTCATTTACAGTTCCGCAGCTCCCATTTATAGAGACACAGCTCATTTACACAAACACAGCTCTCATTTACAGAGACAGCTCATTTACACAAACGCAGCTCTCATTTACAGAGACACAGCTCATTTACACAAGCGCAACTCTCATTTACAGTGCCGCAGCTCTCACTTACAGGGACAGCTACTTTACACAAACACAGCTCTCATTTACAGAGACACAGCTCATTTACACAAACGCAGCTCTCATTTACAGAGACGCAGCTCCCATTTATAG